The following proteins come from a genomic window of Desmospora profundinema:
- a CDS encoding ribonuclease H-like domain-containing protein, giving the protein MTSLQDRLKRHRLGSPNEREETADKTTPKPHVTKPILPSGMVEKRNEWGMYGLRRRVFSLDYAVGSYTLDRMARLRLKYIGSIAGESVGEVNVEHFLFFDTETTGLGTGAGNMIFLFGVGYFHESTFIVDQYFLPHVGHEPALLNDFLSFLRKFAILVSYNGKGFDWVQLETRRTLNRLDGGLAPVHCDLLFPSRRLWSRSLPSCRMQDVEAACLGYRRKGDLPGSLAPAHYLEYLRTGNPAAVEGVFRHNEQDILSLPCLLAHIHELLDGEAAPGNRETELSLARWWLRSGEEKRALQQYMNLLDDRSALLILRREAYREASRLHRRARRWSEAERLWQGWMKEDEWNPEPCIEWAKYCEHRSGEWRRAHVLTLEAMERFQKKKRLGRARPAEWEDLKKRESRLAAKGEGRLF; this is encoded by the coding sequence ATGACTTCGTTACAGGACCGGCTGAAACGCCACCGATTGGGCAGTCCAAACGAACGAGAAGAAACAGCCGACAAGACGACACCAAAACCGCATGTGACGAAACCAATCCTTCCCTCCGGTATGGTAGAGAAGCGGAATGAATGGGGTATGTATGGGCTGCGAAGACGGGTGTTTTCTCTCGATTACGCTGTTGGTTCCTATACCTTGGATCGCATGGCGCGGTTACGTTTGAAATATATCGGTTCCATCGCCGGGGAATCGGTCGGGGAAGTGAACGTGGAACACTTTCTCTTTTTTGATACAGAGACCACGGGCTTGGGTACCGGGGCCGGTAACATGATCTTTCTCTTTGGAGTGGGCTATTTTCACGAGTCGACCTTTATAGTGGATCAATACTTTTTGCCGCATGTGGGTCATGAACCGGCCTTGTTAAACGACTTTCTCTCTTTTTTGCGGAAGTTCGCCATTCTGGTCAGCTATAACGGAAAAGGATTTGATTGGGTTCAACTGGAGACCCGTCGAACCTTAAACCGTTTGGACGGCGGATTGGCTCCGGTCCATTGCGACTTGTTGTTTCCCTCCCGCCGGTTGTGGTCCCGTTCGCTGCCTTCCTGCCGGATGCAGGATGTAGAGGCTGCCTGTTTGGGATACCGACGAAAAGGGGATCTTCCCGGAAGCTTGGCGCCTGCTCACTACCTGGAGTATCTTCGAACCGGGAACCCTGCCGCCGTGGAGGGAGTCTTCCGACACAATGAACAAGACATCTTGTCCCTGCCGTGTCTGTTGGCCCATATTCATGAACTGTTGGATGGAGAGGCCGCACCCGGCAACCGGGAAACCGAATTGTCCTTGGCCCGATGGTGGCTGCGGAGCGGAGAAGAGAAGCGGGCCTTGCAACAGTACATGAATCTGTTGGATGACCGATCCGCCCTACTGATCCTCCGTCGGGAAGCGTACCGAGAGGCCAGTCGTCTGCACCGCCGTGCCCGGCGTTGGAGTGAAGCGGAACGCCTGTGGCAGGGGTGGATGAAAGAGGATGAATGGAATCCCGAACCCTGCATCGAATGGGCGAAGTACTGCGAGCATCGTTCGGGGGAATGGAGACGAGCCCATGTGTTGACCCTGGAAGCCATGGAACGATTTCAAAAGAAAAAGCGATTGGGCAGGGCCCGTCCTGCGGAGTGGGAAGACTTAAAGAAGAGGGAGAGCCGATTGGCTGCTAAAGGGGAAGGTCGGCTGTTCTAG
- a CDS encoding DEAD/DEAH box helicase has translation MNAKMLIEQLKNRVDLRKKITYWETIPAREARFADFPPDLHSDLVRTLKRRGIRQLYTHQTRAVKKALAGRHWVTVTPTASGKTLCYNLPVLHRILEDPSTRALYIFPTKALASDQMAELNRWIMELDRDIKGFTYDGDTSPAARQAIRQAGQIVVTNPDMLHQAILPHHTKWVKLFENLRFIVIDELHAYRGVFGSHFANVLRRLRRICRHYGSTPQFLLSSATIANPVEFAERLTEESMELVDNNGAPADEKHFVFFNPPVVNHALGIRRSSVLESRVLAAELIKNDVQTIVFARSRVRVEVLLSYLQKQLSGKVRGYRGGYLPRLRREIEQGLRSGEVRGVVSTNALELGIDIGQLQACVICGYPGTIASTWQQAGRAGRREGASITFLVASSNPLDQYVIEHPEYFLRQSPEHALVQPNNLVILVNHIKCAAYELPFEEGETFGVATTGELLDFLAEEGILHRAADRWYWMDQSFPAKEVSLRSAAQENFVIIDISQTGNHQVLGEVDRFSAPTLIHEEAIYLHEGVQYQVEKLDYEEKKAYVRQVDVDYYTDANLAVQLKVLEIEREDQTVIGHYRSMGEVTVNALATIFKKIKFGTHENIGSGPIHLPEEEMHTTAYWLTLDHPDLGAFKQEELQTGLLGLSHGMFQLAPLYLMCDPKDLGVTVQVKAIHSKKPTIFMFDKYPGGVGLSEKLFELHHSLLQIVERHIRSCSCAEGCPSCVGPAGDGGLGGKQLTLNLLGLLLQRTDGDIF, from the coding sequence ATGAATGCCAAGATGTTGATTGAACAGCTGAAAAACCGAGTGGATCTGCGCAAGAAGATCACTTATTGGGAGACGATCCCGGCTCGGGAAGCAAGATTTGCCGATTTCCCGCCCGATCTTCACTCGGATTTGGTGCGAACATTAAAACGGCGGGGAATCCGCCAACTGTACACCCATCAAACCCGTGCGGTTAAAAAAGCACTGGCTGGCCGCCACTGGGTAACGGTCACCCCGACGGCTTCGGGCAAGACGCTGTGCTACAACTTGCCTGTCTTGCATCGGATACTGGAAGATCCGTCTACCCGTGCCTTGTATATCTTTCCTACGAAAGCGCTGGCTTCTGATCAAATGGCGGAGCTAAATCGTTGGATTATGGAGCTGGATCGCGATATCAAAGGCTTTACTTACGACGGAGACACCTCTCCTGCTGCTCGTCAGGCCATCCGCCAAGCCGGGCAAATCGTGGTGACCAATCCGGATATGCTGCATCAGGCGATTCTACCTCACCATACCAAATGGGTGAAACTGTTTGAAAATCTGCGATTTATCGTGATTGACGAACTACACGCATACAGGGGCGTTTTTGGCAGCCATTTTGCCAATGTTCTGCGGCGATTGCGGCGGATTTGCCGTCATTACGGTTCGACGCCGCAATTTTTATTGTCATCCGCCACCATCGCCAATCCGGTGGAATTCGCCGAAAGATTAACGGAGGAGAGCATGGAGCTGGTGGACAACAACGGAGCTCCCGCTGATGAAAAGCATTTTGTTTTCTTTAATCCGCCTGTGGTTAATCATGCGCTGGGCATTCGGCGTTCCAGTGTGTTGGAATCCCGTGTGCTGGCTGCCGAGTTGATCAAAAACGATGTGCAGACCATTGTTTTTGCCCGCAGCCGTGTACGAGTGGAAGTGCTTCTTTCCTACCTACAGAAACAGCTTTCCGGAAAAGTGCGCGGGTATCGGGGAGGATATTTACCCCGGTTGCGCCGGGAGATCGAGCAGGGTCTCAGAAGCGGAGAGGTCCGCGGAGTGGTCAGTACAAACGCATTGGAGCTGGGGATCGATATCGGTCAGCTTCAGGCCTGTGTGATCTGCGGCTATCCCGGAACCATTGCCAGCACCTGGCAGCAGGCCGGTCGTGCCGGGAGGCGGGAGGGAGCCTCTATTACCTTTCTGGTCGCCTCCAGCAACCCCCTGGACCAGTATGTAATTGAACATCCCGAGTATTTTTTGCGGCAATCGCCGGAACACGCCCTCGTTCAACCCAACAATCTGGTGATCCTGGTCAACCATATCAAGTGTGCCGCTTATGAGCTCCCTTTTGAAGAGGGTGAAACCTTTGGTGTTGCCACCACCGGCGAATTGCTGGATTTCTTGGCAGAAGAGGGGATTCTGCACCGGGCGGCGGATCGGTGGTATTGGATGGATCAATCATTTCCCGCCAAAGAAGTCAGCCTCCGATCGGCTGCCCAGGAAAACTTCGTCATCATCGATATCAGCCAGACGGGTAACCATCAGGTGTTGGGAGAAGTGGATCGCTTCAGCGCGCCCACGTTGATTCACGAAGAGGCAATCTATCTCCATGAAGGGGTCCAGTATCAAGTGGAGAAACTGGATTACGAGGAAAAAAAGGCGTATGTCCGGCAGGTGGATGTCGATTACTATACGGACGCCAATCTGGCTGTCCAACTGAAGGTGCTGGAAATCGAGCGGGAGGATCAAACAGTGATTGGACATTACAGAAGTATGGGTGAAGTGACCGTTAACGCTTTGGCCACCATCTTTAAGAAGATCAAGTTTGGCACCCATGAGAACATCGGTTCCGGTCCGATCCATCTACCGGAAGAGGAGATGCACACCACGGCTTACTGGCTCACCTTGGATCATCCGGACTTAGGAGCATTCAAACAAGAGGAATTGCAGACGGGGCTGTTGGGTCTCAGTCACGGAATGTTTCAGCTGGCTCCGCTCTATCTGATGTGCGATCCCAAGGATTTGGGTGTGACGGTTCAGGTGAAAGCCATTCACTCAAAAAAGCCCACCATTTTTATGTTCGACAAGTATCCGGGAGGAGTGGGGTTAAGTGAAAAGCTGTTTGAACTGCACCATTCGCTTTTGCAGATCGTCGAACGACACATCCGCTCCTGCTCCTGTGCAGAGGGATGTCCATCCTGCGTCGGACCGGCCGGAGACGGTGGATTAGGAGGAAAACAATTGACATTGAACTTATTGGGCCTGCTTCTTCAAAGGACGGATGGTGACATTTTTTAA
- a CDS encoding cytosine permease yields MSEEKILRDYAREPVPLSQRKSWVPLSLVWVAIGIDLSAIMLGAQLGAGMTLFQAMISVLIGSMVLAIIGGVCSYIGASAGLSTAMITRYAFGEWGSRLVSVIIGISLLGWFGVQAGFFGVSSQIVVSEVVGLEMPIWLLSLIGGLLMTTTAVFGYRAIEKLSVWAVPLMVGLFLFAVYFAFTRWSFGEIMGAVPVEEPLSIGLAISYVIGIFLVGTVISPDVARWAKSRRDAVLSSVFGFFFGNSIMLFIAIILSRATGTEDLAEIFILLGLGVPALLILILSQWTTNDNNLYSASLGFSVVFRDIPKSWLTVVAGLIGTTLAVMDIYGNFILFLTHLTVLISPIGGIYIAEYFFFDRDRFRFTFIRQQKLPNWMPRSLVTWLLASAVAFSTTPAPDGFGLWTLTTIPALDGLLSALLLQVLLGKLGNFRGKPSQTAEAEGA; encoded by the coding sequence ATGAGCGAGGAAAAAATTTTACGGGACTATGCCCGTGAGCCGGTCCCTCTGTCTCAACGAAAAAGCTGGGTTCCTCTGAGTTTGGTCTGGGTTGCTATCGGAATCGATTTATCGGCGATTATGCTGGGGGCTCAACTGGGAGCGGGCATGACGCTTTTTCAGGCGATGATTTCCGTCCTGATCGGTTCGATGGTGTTGGCAATCATCGGTGGAGTCTGTTCGTACATTGGAGCTTCAGCGGGGTTGTCCACGGCCATGATCACCCGATACGCATTTGGTGAGTGGGGGTCCCGGCTGGTTTCCGTTATTATCGGGATCAGCTTATTGGGGTGGTTTGGCGTACAAGCCGGATTTTTTGGTGTCAGCTCCCAGATCGTAGTAAGCGAAGTGGTTGGGTTGGAGATGCCGATATGGCTCCTTTCCCTGATCGGCGGGTTGTTGATGACGACTACGGCAGTATTCGGATACCGGGCCATCGAAAAATTGAGTGTGTGGGCTGTTCCATTGATGGTGGGGTTGTTTTTGTTCGCCGTTTACTTTGCATTCACCCGTTGGTCATTCGGTGAAATCATGGGGGCGGTACCGGTGGAAGAACCGCTTTCCATCGGTTTGGCGATTTCTTATGTCATTGGAATCTTTCTGGTAGGAACCGTTATTTCCCCCGATGTAGCCCGGTGGGCTAAATCGCGGCGGGATGCCGTCCTGTCTTCCGTATTCGGGTTCTTTTTCGGGAACAGCATCATGCTGTTTATCGCCATTATCTTGTCTCGGGCGACGGGTACCGAGGATTTGGCTGAAATTTTCATTTTGCTCGGCCTGGGTGTTCCCGCTCTTTTGATTTTGATTCTGTCTCAGTGGACCACCAATGATAACAATCTATATTCGGCCTCCTTGGGCTTTTCCGTCGTGTTTCGCGATATTCCGAAGAGCTGGCTCACGGTGGTCGCAGGCTTGATTGGAACGACGTTGGCCGTGATGGACATTTACGGAAACTTCATTTTGTTTTTGACTCATTTGACGGTGTTGATCTCACCCATCGGCGGTATCTATATCGCGGAGTATTTCTTCTTTGACCGTGATCGGTTTCGGTTTACCTTTATCCGACAGCAAAAGCTTCCCAACTGGATGCCTCGCTCGTTGGTGACGTGGCTGCTGGCATCAGCAGTCGCTTTTTCCACGACTCCGGCACCGGATGGGTTTGGACTATGGACTCTGACGACGATTCCCGCTTTGGATGGTTTATTGTCGGCATTGTTGTTGCAAGTGCTGCTGGGTAAGCTGGGGAATTTCCGCGGCAAACCGTCGCAGACGGCGGAGGCGGAAGGGGCGTGA
- a CDS encoding DUF917 domain-containing protein, with product MRWLDEQVIADIAMGAAVLGTGGGGDPIIGRWMAEEAIRIHGPVCLLSPEEVKDEKRVVASAMMGAPTVLVEKVPGTTELSDAFEMMEEAVGESIQATLPIEIGGVNSLIPLVLAAHKKIPVIDADAMGRAFPEVQMNTFYLDGVSEAPVTMADEKGNRLLLQPRDAFSYESLARAITVEMGCSAAILDYPQKWKRLKNSVIPGTLTLAEKLGRLLRDVYRRGADPVAALVEALQGHLLFCGKVLDVDRRTDTGFTKGYARFGPTNSREEDEWTLHFQNEYLLVRKGDQLLATTPDLIMVLDQENGQPITTERLRYGMRTSVIAVPCPRKWRSEKGIATVGPRYFGYKCDYVTLEQLTARRAEQ from the coding sequence GTGCGTTGGTTGGATGAACAGGTGATTGCGGACATTGCCATGGGGGCCGCTGTACTGGGTACCGGAGGGGGAGGAGATCCCATCATCGGCCGCTGGATGGCGGAGGAAGCGATCCGGATCCATGGTCCTGTCTGTCTCCTCTCTCCGGAAGAGGTGAAGGACGAAAAGCGGGTGGTCGCTTCCGCCATGATGGGGGCTCCTACGGTATTGGTGGAGAAGGTGCCGGGAACAACGGAGTTGTCGGATGCTTTCGAGATGATGGAAGAGGCTGTGGGGGAATCCATTCAAGCGACTTTACCCATTGAAATCGGAGGGGTCAATTCGTTGATCCCTCTCGTCTTGGCGGCACACAAAAAAATCCCTGTCATCGATGCCGACGCCATGGGGCGCGCGTTTCCGGAAGTGCAGATGAATACCTTTTATTTGGACGGGGTTTCCGAAGCTCCGGTGACGATGGCGGATGAAAAAGGAAACCGACTACTGCTGCAACCGCGGGATGCGTTTTCCTACGAGTCCTTGGCCAGAGCGATCACAGTTGAAATGGGTTGTTCCGCCGCGATATTGGATTACCCCCAAAAATGGAAGCGTTTAAAAAACAGTGTGATTCCGGGTACATTGACGTTAGCAGAAAAATTGGGACGGCTGTTGCGGGATGTGTACCGCCGGGGGGCGGATCCCGTCGCCGCGCTGGTGGAAGCGTTGCAGGGACACTTGCTGTTTTGCGGTAAAGTGTTGGATGTGGACCGGCGAACCGATACCGGCTTTACCAAGGGATACGCCCGTTTCGGACCGACGAATTCCAGGGAGGAGGACGAATGGACTCTCCATTTTCAAAATGAATACCTGTTGGTACGGAAAGGGGATCAACTTCTTGCCACCACCCCCGATTTGATCATGGTACTGGATCAGGAGAACGGTCAACCGATTACCACCGAGCGGCTTCGGTATGGGATGCGAACATCGGTAATCGCTGTTCCCTGTCCCCGGAAGTGGCGGAGCGAGAAGGGGATTGCCACTGTGGGCCCACGGTATTTTGGCTATAAGTGTGACTATGTGACTCTAGAGCAGCTGACGGCGCGACGGGCGGAGCAGTGA